A window from Pangasianodon hypophthalmus isolate fPanHyp1 chromosome 4, fPanHyp1.pri, whole genome shotgun sequence encodes these proteins:
- the LOC128318144 gene encoding B-cell receptor CD22-like, whose amino-acid sequence MPTAKPTPTVRVNPQSSVYTGDTITLSCELQQSTGWEFFFYKNNPQLQLLNSEQAHTLKVTVDNAGETVYRCQACRRNYNNPQYKYYDYCTDLSDPVKITVRARPKPVASINPEKQVFSGDAVTLRCDIQDESVSSWQYSWYKDASHSRVSSEQVYRISGVEVTHTGKYTCRAAERRGSHSSHFSDAITLTVSAFCISCVTERPRAVLSVSPQSWLTEGDSVTLSCEVTDSSTDWTFSWYTTVPYRDGLTQIKNNRGYSMYVELLSDSSRGSGGSYTLSPAALNHTGVYMCRGERGEPAVHTQYSNPQPLWITGESPPVSLIINPSRTQHFTKDSLSLSCEDQRNSTGWTVRRYTHSEGVLDCSRWGSVTESTCKISFLSTSHTGVYWCESESGENSNPVNITVHDGDVILESPVHPVSEGHPLTLHCLYRNTKPSNLRADFYKDGSVLQTQTTGEMILYNVSKSDEGFYHCKHPERGESLKSWLSVIY is encoded by the exons ATGCCAACAGCAAAACCCACACCGACTGTGAGAGTGAATCCTCAGAGCTCCGTCTACACTGGAGACACCATCACTCTGAGCTGTGAGCTGCAGCAGTCGACTGGATGGGAGTTTTTCTTCTACAAAAATAATCCGCAGTTACAGCTTCTGAACAgtgaacaagcacacacacttaaagtgACAGTCGATAATGCAGGAGAAACAGTGTACCGGTGTCAGGCATGCAGGAGAAACTACAACAACCCACAGTACAAATACTATGACTACTGCACAGATCTCAGTGATCCTGTCAAGATTACAGTGAGAG caAGACCTAAACCAGTGGCATCCATAAATCCTGAAAaacaggtgttcagtggagacGCCGTCACTCTGAGATGTGACATACAGGATGAAAGTGTCTCTAGCTGGCAGTACAGCTGGTATAAAGATGCTTCACACAGTCGTGTCAGTagtgaacaggtgtacaggatCAGTGGTGTTGAAGTGACCCACACAGGTAAATACACCTGTAGAGCAGCAGAGAGAAGAggctcacactcctcacacttcAGTGATGCTATTACACtgactgtatcag CATTTTGTATTTCCTGTGTAACAGAGAGACCACGGGCAGTACTGAGTGTATCTCCACAGAGCTGGCTGACTGAAGGAGACTCAGTGACTCTAAGCTGTGAGGTTACAGACTCCTCTACAGACTGGACATTCAGCTGGTACACAACTGTTCCCTACAGAGACGGCTtaactcaaataaaaaataatcgtGGCTATAGCATGTATGTGGAGCTCctctcagacagcagcagaggatcTGGAGGCTCCTACACTCTCAGTCCTGCTGCTCTGAATCACACAGGAGTTTATAtgtgcagaggagagagaggagaaccaGCCgttcacacacagtacagcaatCCACAGCCACTATGGATCACTG gtgaatctcctccagtctctctgatcatcaatcccagcagaactcaacactttactaaagactctctctcactgagctgtGAGGACCAGAGAAACTCTACTGGATGGACAGTGAgacgatacacacacagtgagggagtgttagaTTGTTCACGGTGGGGATCAGTTACAGAATCTACATGTAAAATCAGCTTCCtctccacatcacacactggagTTTACTGGTGTGAGTCTGAATCTGGAGAAAACAGTAATCCTGTCAACATCACAGTGCATG ATGGTGATGTGATCCTGGAGAGTCCTGTCCATCCTGTGTCTGAGGGACATCCTCTGACTCTACACTGTTTATATCGCAACACAAAGCCCTCAAACCTCCGAGCTGATTTCTATAAAGATGGATCAGTTCTCCAGACACAGACTACAGGAGAGATGATCCTCTATAACGTTTCAAAGTCAGATGAaggtttctaccactgtaaacacccagagagaggagagtcactgaaaaGCTGGCTCTCAGTCATAT ATTGA